The Megalops cyprinoides isolate fMegCyp1 chromosome 19, fMegCyp1.pri, whole genome shotgun sequence genome has a window encoding:
- the LOC118795190 gene encoding histone-lysine N-methyltransferase EZH1-like isoform X1 encodes MLDVTHRTMEETLGTGPSKPPHSLVEWRKRVKSEYMRLRQLRRFRKAEEVKSLFMSNRRKIKGRTDLLNEEWSKLKVQSIPLSSSTGPLPSKKQCMVEFGFPAFQSQAVVMRPLSTVTGIPFMYSWSPLQQNFMVEDETFLHNIPYMGDEVLEQDEAFLEELIDNYDGVHGDREGGFINDEIFKDLVEALSQYSDQEEEEEAEEVGEGVEQIKEEEEGVKNSVSEGVQDTKVEPPVLRRRPRQNATEVIDSATKKKIPHDQIFTAIASMFPYKGTTEELKEKYKDLLEPPSPVKLPPLCTPSMDGPFAKSVQREQSLHSFHTLFCRRCFKYDCFLHPFHSTPNVYKRKSKEIRIETEPCGLACFLLQKGAKEFADQSMLKSQRARRRRRHAHSTASCTGTSSSSGESKEGDSDHETTSSSEGNSRCQTPTKLRPAAEQGEEPREEAGEEAESPVQWSGAEESLFRVLHGTYYNNFCSIARLIGTKTCKQVYDFAVKEVLIHRVPLEDGAISPQKKKRKHRLWAKIQLKKDNSSNQVYNYQPCDHPEHPCDSSCPCVMTQNFCEKFCQCEHGCPNRFPGCRCKTQCNTKQCPCYLAVRECDPDLCMTCGAAEHWDSKSLSCRNCSIQRGLKKHLLLAPSDVAGWGTFIKEPVQKNEFISEYCGELISQDEADRRGKIYDRYMSSFLFNLNNDFVVDATRKGNKIRFANHSVNPNCYAKVVMVNGDHRIGIFAKRAIQQGEELFFDYRYSQADALKYVGIEREIDVM; translated from the exons ATGCTTGATGTGACACACAGGACAATGGAGGAGACCCTGGGCACTGGCCCCAGCAAGCCCCCTCACAGCCTGGTTGAATGGCGGAAGAGGGTGAAGTCCGAGTACATGCGACTCCGGCAGCTGAGGCGCTTCCGTAAAGCAGAGGAGGTCAAG TCCCTGTTCATGTCTAACCGCAGGAAGATCAAGGGGAGGACTGACCTGCTGAACGAGGAGTGGTCCAAACTGAAGGTCCAGTCTATTCCACTCTCCTCGTCCACAGGTCCCCTTCCCAGCAAGAAG CAGTGCATGGTGGAGTTCGGCTTCCCAGCCTTCCAGTCCCAGGCGGTGGTGATGAGGCCCCTGAGCACTGTGACGGGAATTCCCTTCATGTACTCCTGGTCCCCCCTGCAGCAGAACTTTATG GTGGAGGATGAGACGTTTCTACACAACATCCCCTACATGGGAGACGAGGTGCTAGAGCAGGATGAGGCCTTCCTGGAGGAGCTCATTGACAACTATGATGGTGTGCATGGAGACCGAG AGGGAGGCTTCATCAATGATGAGATCTTCAAGGACCTGGTGGAGGCCTTGAGCCAATACTCagaccaggaggaggaggaggaagcggaagaggtgggggagggtgtCGAGCAGataaaggaggaagaggagggggtgaaGAACAGTGTGAGCGAGGGGGTTCAGGACACCAAGGTCGAGCCCCCGGTGCTGCGCAGGAGACCAAGGCAGAACGCAACTGAGg TGATAGATTCAGCCACCAAAAAGAAGATCCCCCATGATCAGATATTCACAGCCATCGCGTCAATGTTCCCGTACAAAGGCACGACAGAGGAGCTAAAGGAAAA GTACAAGGACCTCCTGGAGCCCCCCAGCCCGGTCAAGCTGCCCCCTCTCTGCACCCCCAGCATGGATGGGCCCTTCGCCAAGTCGGTGCAGCGGGAGCAGTCCCTGCACTCCTTCCACACCCTCTTCTGCAGACGCTGCTTCAAATACGACTGCTTCCTCCACC CTTTCCACTCCACCCCCAACGTGTACAAGAGGAAGAGCAAGGAGATCCGCATTGAGACGGAGCCCTGCGGCCtggcctgcttcctgctgcag AAAGGGGCGAAGGAGTTCGCTGATCAGAGCATGCTGAAGTCCCAGCGAGCCAGGCGGCGCCGCCGGCACGCCCACTCCACTGCCAGCTGCACAGGGACGTCCAGTTCATCAGGGGAGAGCAAGGAAGGCGACAGCGACCACGAGACCACCAGCTCATCAG AGGGCAACTCGCGCTGTCAGACGCCCACCAAGCTGAGGCCCgctgcagagcagggggaggagccgAGGGAAGAGGCGGGGGAAGAGGCGGAGTCACCGGTGCAGTGGAGCGGAGCCGAGGAGTCCCTCTTCAGGGTGCTGCACGGCACctactacaacaacttctgctCCATCGCCCGGCTCATCGGCACTAAGACCTGCAAACAG GTGTATGATTTTGCGGTGAAGGAGGTTCTCATCCATCGTGTCCCCCTGGAGGATGGGGCCATCTCCCctcagaaaaagaagaggaagcaCAG GTTGTGGGCAAAGATACAGCTCAAGAAAG ATAATTCGTCCAATCAAGTGTACAACTACCAGCCGTGTGACCATCCTGAGCATCCGTGTGACAGCTCCTGTCCCTGTGTGATGACCCAGAATTTCTGTGAGAAGTTCTGCCAGTGTGAGCACGGCT GCCCGAACCGCTTCCCCGGGTGCCGCTGCAAGACCCAGTGCAACACCAAGCAGTGCCCCTGCTACCTGGCGGTGCGCGAGTGCGACCCGGACCTGTGCATGACCTGCGGCGCCGCCGAGCACTGGGACAGCAAGAGCCTGTCGTGCAGGAACTGCAGCATCCAGAGGGGCCTAAAGAAG CACCTTCTCCTGGCCCCTTCGGATGTGGCGGGATGGGGGACCTTCATCAAGGAACCCGTGCAGAAGAATGAGTTCATCTCAGAATACTGTGGAGAG cTCATCTCCCAAGACGAGGCAGACCGCCGTGGCAAGATCTACGACCGATACATGTCCAGTTTCCTGTTCAACCTGAACAACG ACTTTGTCGTGGATGCCACCCGCAAGGGGAACAAAATCCGCTTCGCAAACCACTCAGTGAATCCCAACTGCTACGCTAAGG TGGTGATGGTGAATGGTGACCACCGGATAGGGATTTTTGCCAAACGGGCCATTCAGCAAGGAGAGGAGCTTTTCTTCGACTACAG GTACAGCCAGGCAGATGCGCTGAAGTATGTAGGGATCGAAAGGGAGATAGACGTGATGTAG
- the LOC118795190 gene encoding histone-lysine N-methyltransferase EZH1-like isoform X2, with protein MLDVTHRTMEETLGTGPSKPPHSLVEWRKRVKSEYMRLRQLRRFRKAEEVKSLFMSNRRKIKGRTDLLNEEWSKLKVQSIPLSSSTGPLPSKKCMVEFGFPAFQSQAVVMRPLSTVTGIPFMYSWSPLQQNFMVEDETFLHNIPYMGDEVLEQDEAFLEELIDNYDGVHGDREGGFINDEIFKDLVEALSQYSDQEEEEEAEEVGEGVEQIKEEEEGVKNSVSEGVQDTKVEPPVLRRRPRQNATEVIDSATKKKIPHDQIFTAIASMFPYKGTTEELKEKYKDLLEPPSPVKLPPLCTPSMDGPFAKSVQREQSLHSFHTLFCRRCFKYDCFLHPFHSTPNVYKRKSKEIRIETEPCGLACFLLQKGAKEFADQSMLKSQRARRRRRHAHSTASCTGTSSSSGESKEGDSDHETTSSSEGNSRCQTPTKLRPAAEQGEEPREEAGEEAESPVQWSGAEESLFRVLHGTYYNNFCSIARLIGTKTCKQVYDFAVKEVLIHRVPLEDGAISPQKKKRKHRLWAKIQLKKDNSSNQVYNYQPCDHPEHPCDSSCPCVMTQNFCEKFCQCEHGCPNRFPGCRCKTQCNTKQCPCYLAVRECDPDLCMTCGAAEHWDSKSLSCRNCSIQRGLKKHLLLAPSDVAGWGTFIKEPVQKNEFISEYCGELISQDEADRRGKIYDRYMSSFLFNLNNDFVVDATRKGNKIRFANHSVNPNCYAKVVMVNGDHRIGIFAKRAIQQGEELFFDYRYSQADALKYVGIEREIDVM; from the exons ATGCTTGATGTGACACACAGGACAATGGAGGAGACCCTGGGCACTGGCCCCAGCAAGCCCCCTCACAGCCTGGTTGAATGGCGGAAGAGGGTGAAGTCCGAGTACATGCGACTCCGGCAGCTGAGGCGCTTCCGTAAAGCAGAGGAGGTCAAG TCCCTGTTCATGTCTAACCGCAGGAAGATCAAGGGGAGGACTGACCTGCTGAACGAGGAGTGGTCCAAACTGAAGGTCCAGTCTATTCCACTCTCCTCGTCCACAGGTCCCCTTCCCAGCAAGAAG TGCATGGTGGAGTTCGGCTTCCCAGCCTTCCAGTCCCAGGCGGTGGTGATGAGGCCCCTGAGCACTGTGACGGGAATTCCCTTCATGTACTCCTGGTCCCCCCTGCAGCAGAACTTTATG GTGGAGGATGAGACGTTTCTACACAACATCCCCTACATGGGAGACGAGGTGCTAGAGCAGGATGAGGCCTTCCTGGAGGAGCTCATTGACAACTATGATGGTGTGCATGGAGACCGAG AGGGAGGCTTCATCAATGATGAGATCTTCAAGGACCTGGTGGAGGCCTTGAGCCAATACTCagaccaggaggaggaggaggaagcggaagaggtgggggagggtgtCGAGCAGataaaggaggaagaggagggggtgaaGAACAGTGTGAGCGAGGGGGTTCAGGACACCAAGGTCGAGCCCCCGGTGCTGCGCAGGAGACCAAGGCAGAACGCAACTGAGg TGATAGATTCAGCCACCAAAAAGAAGATCCCCCATGATCAGATATTCACAGCCATCGCGTCAATGTTCCCGTACAAAGGCACGACAGAGGAGCTAAAGGAAAA GTACAAGGACCTCCTGGAGCCCCCCAGCCCGGTCAAGCTGCCCCCTCTCTGCACCCCCAGCATGGATGGGCCCTTCGCCAAGTCGGTGCAGCGGGAGCAGTCCCTGCACTCCTTCCACACCCTCTTCTGCAGACGCTGCTTCAAATACGACTGCTTCCTCCACC CTTTCCACTCCACCCCCAACGTGTACAAGAGGAAGAGCAAGGAGATCCGCATTGAGACGGAGCCCTGCGGCCtggcctgcttcctgctgcag AAAGGGGCGAAGGAGTTCGCTGATCAGAGCATGCTGAAGTCCCAGCGAGCCAGGCGGCGCCGCCGGCACGCCCACTCCACTGCCAGCTGCACAGGGACGTCCAGTTCATCAGGGGAGAGCAAGGAAGGCGACAGCGACCACGAGACCACCAGCTCATCAG AGGGCAACTCGCGCTGTCAGACGCCCACCAAGCTGAGGCCCgctgcagagcagggggaggagccgAGGGAAGAGGCGGGGGAAGAGGCGGAGTCACCGGTGCAGTGGAGCGGAGCCGAGGAGTCCCTCTTCAGGGTGCTGCACGGCACctactacaacaacttctgctCCATCGCCCGGCTCATCGGCACTAAGACCTGCAAACAG GTGTATGATTTTGCGGTGAAGGAGGTTCTCATCCATCGTGTCCCCCTGGAGGATGGGGCCATCTCCCctcagaaaaagaagaggaagcaCAG GTTGTGGGCAAAGATACAGCTCAAGAAAG ATAATTCGTCCAATCAAGTGTACAACTACCAGCCGTGTGACCATCCTGAGCATCCGTGTGACAGCTCCTGTCCCTGTGTGATGACCCAGAATTTCTGTGAGAAGTTCTGCCAGTGTGAGCACGGCT GCCCGAACCGCTTCCCCGGGTGCCGCTGCAAGACCCAGTGCAACACCAAGCAGTGCCCCTGCTACCTGGCGGTGCGCGAGTGCGACCCGGACCTGTGCATGACCTGCGGCGCCGCCGAGCACTGGGACAGCAAGAGCCTGTCGTGCAGGAACTGCAGCATCCAGAGGGGCCTAAAGAAG CACCTTCTCCTGGCCCCTTCGGATGTGGCGGGATGGGGGACCTTCATCAAGGAACCCGTGCAGAAGAATGAGTTCATCTCAGAATACTGTGGAGAG cTCATCTCCCAAGACGAGGCAGACCGCCGTGGCAAGATCTACGACCGATACATGTCCAGTTTCCTGTTCAACCTGAACAACG ACTTTGTCGTGGATGCCACCCGCAAGGGGAACAAAATCCGCTTCGCAAACCACTCAGTGAATCCCAACTGCTACGCTAAGG TGGTGATGGTGAATGGTGACCACCGGATAGGGATTTTTGCCAAACGGGCCATTCAGCAAGGAGAGGAGCTTTTCTTCGACTACAG GTACAGCCAGGCAGATGCGCTGAAGTATGTAGGGATCGAAAGGGAGATAGACGTGATGTAG
- the LOC118795190 gene encoding histone-lysine N-methyltransferase EZH1-like isoform X3, whose translation MEETLGTGPSKPPHSLVEWRKRVKSEYMRLRQLRRFRKAEEVKSLFMSNRRKIKGRTDLLNEEWSKLKVQSIPLSSSTGPLPSKKQCMVEFGFPAFQSQAVVMRPLSTVTGIPFMYSWSPLQQNFMVEDETFLHNIPYMGDEVLEQDEAFLEELIDNYDGVHGDREGGFINDEIFKDLVEALSQYSDQEEEEEAEEVGEGVEQIKEEEEGVKNSVSEGVQDTKVEPPVLRRRPRQNATEVIDSATKKKIPHDQIFTAIASMFPYKGTTEELKEKYKDLLEPPSPVKLPPLCTPSMDGPFAKSVQREQSLHSFHTLFCRRCFKYDCFLHPFHSTPNVYKRKSKEIRIETEPCGLACFLLQKGAKEFADQSMLKSQRARRRRRHAHSTASCTGTSSSSGESKEGDSDHETTSSSEGNSRCQTPTKLRPAAEQGEEPREEAGEEAESPVQWSGAEESLFRVLHGTYYNNFCSIARLIGTKTCKQVYDFAVKEVLIHRVPLEDGAISPQKKKRKHRLWAKIQLKKDNSSNQVYNYQPCDHPEHPCDSSCPCVMTQNFCEKFCQCEHGCPNRFPGCRCKTQCNTKQCPCYLAVRECDPDLCMTCGAAEHWDSKSLSCRNCSIQRGLKKHLLLAPSDVAGWGTFIKEPVQKNEFISEYCGELISQDEADRRGKIYDRYMSSFLFNLNNDFVVDATRKGNKIRFANHSVNPNCYAKVVMVNGDHRIGIFAKRAIQQGEELFFDYRYSQADALKYVGIEREIDVM comes from the exons ATGGAGGAGACCCTGGGCACTGGCCCCAGCAAGCCCCCTCACAGCCTGGTTGAATGGCGGAAGAGGGTGAAGTCCGAGTACATGCGACTCCGGCAGCTGAGGCGCTTCCGTAAAGCAGAGGAGGTCAAG TCCCTGTTCATGTCTAACCGCAGGAAGATCAAGGGGAGGACTGACCTGCTGAACGAGGAGTGGTCCAAACTGAAGGTCCAGTCTATTCCACTCTCCTCGTCCACAGGTCCCCTTCCCAGCAAGAAG CAGTGCATGGTGGAGTTCGGCTTCCCAGCCTTCCAGTCCCAGGCGGTGGTGATGAGGCCCCTGAGCACTGTGACGGGAATTCCCTTCATGTACTCCTGGTCCCCCCTGCAGCAGAACTTTATG GTGGAGGATGAGACGTTTCTACACAACATCCCCTACATGGGAGACGAGGTGCTAGAGCAGGATGAGGCCTTCCTGGAGGAGCTCATTGACAACTATGATGGTGTGCATGGAGACCGAG AGGGAGGCTTCATCAATGATGAGATCTTCAAGGACCTGGTGGAGGCCTTGAGCCAATACTCagaccaggaggaggaggaggaagcggaagaggtgggggagggtgtCGAGCAGataaaggaggaagaggagggggtgaaGAACAGTGTGAGCGAGGGGGTTCAGGACACCAAGGTCGAGCCCCCGGTGCTGCGCAGGAGACCAAGGCAGAACGCAACTGAGg TGATAGATTCAGCCACCAAAAAGAAGATCCCCCATGATCAGATATTCACAGCCATCGCGTCAATGTTCCCGTACAAAGGCACGACAGAGGAGCTAAAGGAAAA GTACAAGGACCTCCTGGAGCCCCCCAGCCCGGTCAAGCTGCCCCCTCTCTGCACCCCCAGCATGGATGGGCCCTTCGCCAAGTCGGTGCAGCGGGAGCAGTCCCTGCACTCCTTCCACACCCTCTTCTGCAGACGCTGCTTCAAATACGACTGCTTCCTCCACC CTTTCCACTCCACCCCCAACGTGTACAAGAGGAAGAGCAAGGAGATCCGCATTGAGACGGAGCCCTGCGGCCtggcctgcttcctgctgcag AAAGGGGCGAAGGAGTTCGCTGATCAGAGCATGCTGAAGTCCCAGCGAGCCAGGCGGCGCCGCCGGCACGCCCACTCCACTGCCAGCTGCACAGGGACGTCCAGTTCATCAGGGGAGAGCAAGGAAGGCGACAGCGACCACGAGACCACCAGCTCATCAG AGGGCAACTCGCGCTGTCAGACGCCCACCAAGCTGAGGCCCgctgcagagcagggggaggagccgAGGGAAGAGGCGGGGGAAGAGGCGGAGTCACCGGTGCAGTGGAGCGGAGCCGAGGAGTCCCTCTTCAGGGTGCTGCACGGCACctactacaacaacttctgctCCATCGCCCGGCTCATCGGCACTAAGACCTGCAAACAG GTGTATGATTTTGCGGTGAAGGAGGTTCTCATCCATCGTGTCCCCCTGGAGGATGGGGCCATCTCCCctcagaaaaagaagaggaagcaCAG GTTGTGGGCAAAGATACAGCTCAAGAAAG ATAATTCGTCCAATCAAGTGTACAACTACCAGCCGTGTGACCATCCTGAGCATCCGTGTGACAGCTCCTGTCCCTGTGTGATGACCCAGAATTTCTGTGAGAAGTTCTGCCAGTGTGAGCACGGCT GCCCGAACCGCTTCCCCGGGTGCCGCTGCAAGACCCAGTGCAACACCAAGCAGTGCCCCTGCTACCTGGCGGTGCGCGAGTGCGACCCGGACCTGTGCATGACCTGCGGCGCCGCCGAGCACTGGGACAGCAAGAGCCTGTCGTGCAGGAACTGCAGCATCCAGAGGGGCCTAAAGAAG CACCTTCTCCTGGCCCCTTCGGATGTGGCGGGATGGGGGACCTTCATCAAGGAACCCGTGCAGAAGAATGAGTTCATCTCAGAATACTGTGGAGAG cTCATCTCCCAAGACGAGGCAGACCGCCGTGGCAAGATCTACGACCGATACATGTCCAGTTTCCTGTTCAACCTGAACAACG ACTTTGTCGTGGATGCCACCCGCAAGGGGAACAAAATCCGCTTCGCAAACCACTCAGTGAATCCCAACTGCTACGCTAAGG TGGTGATGGTGAATGGTGACCACCGGATAGGGATTTTTGCCAAACGGGCCATTCAGCAAGGAGAGGAGCTTTTCTTCGACTACAG GTACAGCCAGGCAGATGCGCTGAAGTATGTAGGGATCGAAAGGGAGATAGACGTGATGTAG